The Geothrix sp. DNA segment AGGCGCTCCGCCAGGGAGTGGGCTGGGTCATGGTTGGGCTGCCTCATAGGCGCAGAGGGCGCCGAGGGTTTTGTTGATCTCCTCAAACATGACCCGGTCGGCCCAGGGTGCGCAAGCCTCGGATAGGCGGTCCATCAAAGGCTGCAGGCCCTTGGCCGGGGCCAGGCCGATGATGCGGAGGCCCTCCAGGGCCATGCGGGCCTCGATGGCCAGCACCTGCTCCAGGGCATCCACGGCCCGCAGCAGCTTGCGGGCTGCGATGGGGCCCATGCTCACATGGTCCTCCTTGCCGGCGCTGGTGGGGATGGTGTCCACGCAGGCCGGGTGGGCCAGGCCCTTCATCTCGCTGACCAAGGCGGCCGAGGTGACGTGGGCCATCATGAACCCGGATTCCAGACCGCCGTTCTGGGTGAGGAAGGCAGGCAGGTCCGAGTAGGCCGGGTTCACCAGGCGCTCCTGGCGCCGCTCGGAGATGCTGGCGAGATCGGCCGCCGCGATGGCGAGCACGTCGCAGGCGAAGGCGGGGTACTGGCCGTGGAAGTTGCCGCCGGAGCGGGATTCCTGGGTATCCGTGAAGATCATGGGATTGTCGGTGGCACTGTTGAGTTCCCGCTCAAGAATGGCACCGGCAAATTGAAGCGCATCGCGGGTGACGCCGTGCACCTGGGGGATGCAGCGCAGGCTGTAGGCGTCCTGCACGCGGTGGCAGTCCTGGTGGCTGTCGGCGATGGCGCTGGTGGTGCCGAGGATGCTGCGCATGTGCTCGGCCACGGCGATCTGGCCGGGGTGGGGACGGGCGGCGTGGATGCGCGGATCGAAGGCGGCGCGGGTGCCCCGCAGGGCCTCCAGGCTGAGGGCGGCGATCTCGTCCGCCAGTCCCGCCAGGCGCGTGAACTTCTCCACCGCCAGGTTGCCCAGCGACGTGATGAGCTGGGTGCCGTTGATGAGGGCCAGGCCCTCCTTGGCCTGCAGCGTCACAGGCTGAAGGCCGGCCTGGGCCAGGGCTGCTCCACCGGGAACCTGCTTTTCACCAGACCAGGCCAAGCCTTCACCGACCAGCAGCAGGGCCATGTGGGCCAGGGGGGCCAGGTCGCCGCTGGCGCCGACGCTGCCCTGGCTGGGCACCACGGGCACCACGTCGCGGTTTAGGCACTCCGTGAGCAGGCGGATGGGCTCGGGGCGGATGCCGCTGTGGGCCTTCAGCAGGCAGTTGATGCGGGCGGCCATGAGGGCGCGGGTCTGGTGCCTGGGCAGGGGCTCACCCACGCCGGCGGCGTGGCTGCGGATGAGGTTGAGCTGCAGCTGCTGCAGCTGGTCCGGCGCGATGACCACGGTGGCGAACTGGCCAAAGCCGGTGTTGATGCCATAGACCGTGCGGCCCTCAGCCACGATGCGGTCCACCACGGCGCGGTTCTCGGCGACGAGGGCGAGCGCGCCCTCGTCGAGCGTGACGCCTTCTCCGGCGGCGATGCGCGCCAACAGGGGCGCGGTCAGTGAGTGGCCATCGAGGTGGATCATCGGGATTCCTTGGGGGAGAGCGTCAGTGCCAGTGCGAGGGCCAGGCCCAGGGTGAGTCCGGCGACGGTGTAGGTGGTCTGGCCGCCCCAGCGGGCGAAGGTGAAGGTGCCCACCGCGGGGCCGATGATGCGGCCCATGCCGGTCATGGCGTTGAGCACGCCGAAGAGCGCGCCCTGGTCCTCGGGGGGCGTCAGCTGGCTGGCCAGGGCCGAGCCCGCCGTATTGCCCATGCCGCTGCCCCAGGAGAGGGGGATGAAGAGCAGCACGAAGGGCCACATCCAGGGGGCCATGGGCATCAGGGGCAGGGCGATGCCCATGAGCAGCAGGCCGGTGATGAGGGCCGCGCGCTCCGGGAAGCGCTTGGCCACGAGCCGGACGAGGCCACCCTGGTAGATCACCATCAGGATGCCGATGCCCGCGAAGAGGAAACCCACCTCCCGCTGGTGGAAGTCGAAGCGCTGGTGGACCAGCAGGGCGAAGGTGCCCTCCATCATGGCGAAGCCGGCCATGGCCAGCAGGGACACCATGAGCAGCTGCGCCATGCCTGGGATCTTCATCGCCTTCACCAGGGCGTGGCCGCGGCTTTCGTGGGCGCGGGCGCGGGCGCGGACCTCGGGCGTGAGGGTCTCCGGCAGCCAGAACAACACCATGAGCGAGGCCAGCAGGGAGAGCCCCGCCGCCACGAAGAAGGGCAGGTGCCAGCCGCGGGTCTGCAGGAGCTGCATGCCGAAGTGGCTGCCGCTCAGGACCCCTGCCATGGCAGGCCCGAGCACGAAGCCGAGGCCGAAGGCGGCGCCGATCATGCCAAGGACTTTGGAGCGCTCTTCCGGTGTCGAGGTGTCCGCCATGGCCGCCTGGGCCACGGAGATGTTGCCGCCGGTGATGCCGTCCAGGATGCGGGCCGCGAGCATCCACTCGAAGCGGCTGGTGAGGGCGAGCATCAGGTAGCCGAGGGCGGAGCCCACGAGGCTGATCCAGAGCACGGGCTTGCGTCCCACCTTGTCCGAGGCGCGGCCCAGGATCGGCGATGCGATGAACTGCATGACGCTGAAGCTGAGGAAGCCCACGCCGGCCCAGAAGGCGCCGGGGGTGGTGCCCGTGCCACCGAGTCCCAGGAAGTG contains these protein-coding regions:
- the hutH gene encoding histidine ammonia-lyase translates to MIHLDGHSLTAPLLARIAAGEGVTLDEGALALVAENRAVVDRIVAEGRTVYGINTGFGQFATVVIAPDQLQQLQLNLIRSHAAGVGEPLPRHQTRALMAARINCLLKAHSGIRPEPIRLLTECLNRDVVPVVPSQGSVGASGDLAPLAHMALLLVGEGLAWSGEKQVPGGAALAQAGLQPVTLQAKEGLALINGTQLITSLGNLAVEKFTRLAGLADEIAALSLEALRGTRAAFDPRIHAARPHPGQIAVAEHMRSILGTTSAIADSHQDCHRVQDAYSLRCIPQVHGVTRDALQFAGAILERELNSATDNPMIFTDTQESRSGGNFHGQYPAFACDVLAIAAADLASISERRQERLVNPAYSDLPAFLTQNGGLESGFMMAHVTSAALVSEMKGLAHPACVDTIPTSAGKEDHVSMGPIAARKLLRAVDALEQVLAIEARMALEGLRIIGLAPAKGLQPLMDRLSEACAPWADRVMFEEINKTLGALCAYEAAQP
- a CDS encoding MFS transporter; protein product: MQSTKRARTAIFLTVFVDLLGFGIVIPILPLYAQAIADHPSAWMASVNHFLGLGGTGTTPGAFWAGVGFLSFSVMQFIASPILGRASDKVGRKPVLWISLVGSALGYLMLALTSRFEWMLAARILDGITGGNISVAQAAMADTSTPEERSKVLGMIGAAFGLGFVLGPAMAGVLSGSHFGMQLLQTRGWHLPFFVAAGLSLLASLMVLFWLPETLTPEVRARARAHESRGHALVKAMKIPGMAQLLMVSLLAMAGFAMMEGTFALLVHQRFDFHQREVGFLFAGIGILMVIYQGGLVRLVAKRFPERAALITGLLLMGIALPLMPMAPWMWPFVLLFIPLSWGSGMGNTAGSALASQLTPPEDQGALFGVLNAMTGMGRIIGPAVGTFTFARWGGQTTYTVAGLTLGLALALALTLSPKESR